AAATCACAGATTCACACAGTATCACAATAACTGACGACAACTATATACAACTGGAGCAAGATACTTCTTTTCTTGTCTGATACAAAACAGACTCTTTCATTCTCCCTAATACTGTTAACAGtattttattgtctattttaaaactccagacttaaaaaaaaaaaaaaaaaatccatactGTGAAGTAAATTTAAGTTTGACCCAGAGTGGAGCGAGACACTATATAGCTTTTTAACAAGACATAACAAGTATGTAAGTGTGTGATGAAAATGTGGGTGTATAATATGCGTGTTTGCTCTTTAGGTCCAGCCATGCTGTCCCAGAGCTGTGATGAGGTCCTGCAATGGCTCAGTGTCCTCCGGCTCCAACAGGGAATGCTGCCGGCAAAAAAGTGTGAGATGCGCGAAGAGTGTGTTGAGGTGTGGGTGCAGGCCCAGCGCCAATGTCTGTCTGTAGTGAGACCAGTAAATGTGAGCCAGAGTcctgaaaaacagcaaaaacaccTTCTGGACCAGAAAGACGAAGCCTGTTGGAAACACTGCAcctgaaaaaagagaaaaagagataatGGCTTTGGGAATGTGGAACGTGATGCAGAACAATGCAGCATAAATGACATGCCTTTTACCTGCTTTTGTGGGGAACACATCCTCATCAGTCAGCAGCTCCTGAATGTATGACATGGCATAGTCAAAGTAAAGTGGTGCAGAGCACTTCAGCTTCCTGCCGTGGTCATCGGTCCAAACATAAACCctgacaacatcaacaacaacaacaacacaaaacagtcATTAAGACACGACATGCTGTGTTCAGCCTTATAAAAGTAACTTTATGTGTTTCCATGGTCAAAAATGAACTTTCGCTATCATGCCTCAAGTTTAGCAGTTATTTGAACATTGTACAGGTAATACTTAAAACatattcttcctcttctctttcattttaatttggcTGACAAgaagatatatctatatagtcATATGCAGTGCTTTTGCTACAAAGCAAACAGGGCTTTAGCTGTGAAagactggagaaaaaaatctttataaatCTGCAAAGGTCAGTTCACCCaagtcacaaaaataaaaatgttgaggCTTTGAGATCTCCTCCTGCCAGCGTCCCATTCACCGATTTATCATTGCACTCCTAAGACACTGTCAAACTcatgatgcagcagaaccacagagttctttttttattccacccattcttcttctttgtcaaaacctggcacATACATTGCCCACAATCCAACTCAACTGCCAAGACTTCAGTTTGAGATTTGGTTGTATTATGTTAGAAGCAGCTCATGTAACATCAAGCAGCAATGGcatcaagcagagatgaggagcgagCTACAGATGTCTGTTAACCTCACCACACCCCcaaattatttttcagtttcaaacATGTAGTCT
This is a stretch of genomic DNA from Anoplopoma fimbria isolate UVic2021 breed Golden Eagle Sablefish chromosome 19, Afim_UVic_2022, whole genome shotgun sequence. It encodes these proteins:
- the LOC129108890 gene encoding MOB kinase activator 2 — translated: MGGCHSYPSATKADSQTLQPSDISCEKLGINNNNLEERPYLQQQFVCQQIPHTDMFALTALPPGIDKAEWLASNTVAFFKHINLFSSALSEFCTPSTCPTACGPDNTVYVWTDDHGRKLKCSAPLYFDYAMSYIQELLTDEDVFPTKAGAVFPTGFVFLVQKVFLLFFRTLAHIYWSHYRQTLALGLHPHLNTLFAHLTLFCRQHSLLEPEDTEPLQDLITALGQHGWT